Proteins found in one Fibrobacter succinogenes genomic segment:
- the thrH gene encoding bifunctional phosphoserine phosphatase/homoserine phosphotransferase ThrH, which yields MFTKQCVVTLDLEGVLAPEIWIAVAEKTGIKDLRLTTRDIPDYDVLMKGRIKILERENIKLSDIQNVIANLGLLEGARDFMDTLRDEAQVIILSDTFQEFAYPIMKNLGFPTIFCHNLVVENDMIKGYHLRMSDQKTKVVKHLQELNFKVFASGDSFNDTGMLKQADKGSFFCAPDSIVAQFPQLEATKTYAELLDKFHKFQDSL from the coding sequence ATGTTTACTAAGCAATGTGTTGTCACTCTTGACCTGGAAGGCGTCCTTGCGCCAGAAATCTGGATTGCCGTCGCCGAAAAGACGGGCATCAAGGACCTCCGCCTCACCACTCGCGACATTCCCGACTACGATGTGCTCATGAAGGGCCGCATCAAGATTCTCGAACGCGAAAATATCAAGCTCTCTGACATCCAGAACGTTATTGCAAATCTCGGACTCCTCGAAGGCGCCCGCGACTTCATGGACACGCTCCGCGACGAAGCCCAGGTAATTATTCTCTCGGATACGTTCCAAGAATTTGCCTACCCCATCATGAAGAACCTCGGATTCCCGACGATTTTCTGCCACAACCTAGTGGTCGAAAACGACATGATCAAGGGCTACCACTTGCGCATGAGCGACCAGAAGACGAAGGTCGTAAAGCACTTGCAGGAACTCAACTTCAAGGTGTTCGCCTCGGGCGATTCCTTCAACGATACGGGTATGCTCAAGCAAGCCGACAAGGGCAGCTTCTTCTGCGCACCGGATTCCATCGTAGCCCAGTTCCCGCAGCTCGAAGCCACGAAGACTTACGCAGAACTTTTGGACAAATTCCACAAGTTCCAAGATTCGCTGTAA
- a CDS encoding Hsp33 family molecular chaperone HslO, whose protein sequence is MNFKDRIIRATGKKTPFRLIVVDLTETMNDIGRHHDAKGFALKLLAENSIASIFLSAGLKFAGTVSYVTSFGGEITKIQTDSTPMGLVRAMIPQAELQAIGANEPALVPQHVSVVKLNELGKRVHESIIEAPSVSMGQNLATYLLQSEQIRSAVGIEAQFNKQDPSRLDYAAGFYIEAFPDLEDKDINLIEVIVQNLPKFCDMYKADKGFDLDELLDQLRGPYDIEVVREIDPKPYCPCSKDRMLATLATLPLQDLQELSSENKDLNVVCDFCRTNYTITPADLQEIIDERNGL, encoded by the coding sequence ATGAATTTTAAAGATAGAATCATCCGCGCGACAGGCAAAAAGACGCCTTTCCGCCTTATTGTGGTCGATTTAACAGAGACCATGAATGATATCGGTCGCCATCACGACGCCAAGGGTTTTGCACTCAAACTGCTTGCCGAAAACTCTATTGCAAGTATTTTCCTTAGCGCAGGCCTCAAGTTTGCAGGAACCGTTTCCTACGTGACCTCTTTCGGCGGCGAAATCACAAAGATCCAAACCGATTCTACGCCGATGGGCCTTGTCCGCGCCATGATTCCGCAGGCAGAACTCCAAGCAATCGGCGCCAACGAACCCGCGCTTGTGCCACAACATGTAAGCGTTGTCAAGTTGAACGAACTGGGCAAGCGAGTTCACGAAAGTATTATCGAAGCGCCCTCCGTTTCGATGGGTCAAAACCTCGCCACGTACCTGCTCCAGTCCGAACAGATCCGTTCCGCCGTGGGTATCGAAGCGCAGTTCAACAAGCAAGACCCAAGCAGGCTCGACTACGCCGCCGGATTCTATATCGAAGCTTTCCCAGACCTCGAAGACAAGGACATCAACCTGATCGAAGTCATCGTGCAGAATCTCCCGAAGTTCTGCGACATGTATAAAGCAGACAAGGGATTTGACCTCGACGAGCTTTTGGACCAGCTCCGCGGCCCCTACGATATCGAAGTGGTGCGCGAAATCGACCCGAAGCCCTACTGCCCGTGCAGCAAGGACCGCATGCTCGCAACGCTTGCAACGCTCCCGCTCCAGGACCTGCAAGAGCTCAGCAGCGAAAACAAAGATTTGAATGTAGTCTGCGACTTCTGCCGTACAAACTACACGATAACGCCTGCGGATTTGCAAGAAATTATAGACGAGAGAAATGGGCTTTGA
- a CDS encoding DJ-1 family glyoxalase III: MQILVLLADGFEETEFVVPVDLWRRAGFKVTVASVSGADIVDGLHGLKIQSDVALNKLEPTDFDAVFLPGGGVGVQNLKASAAVENTVCCLNDDNKWVLAICAAPTVLSKARILVDRKATCYPGCETELVCREFTEERVVVDGNIITSRGPGTAEEFALKCIATMGSAELSEKIQKQIVAR, from the coding sequence ATGCAGATTCTTGTTTTGCTCGCAGATGGTTTTGAAGAAACGGAATTCGTGGTTCCTGTAGATTTATGGCGTCGTGCCGGTTTTAAGGTGACTGTCGCTTCTGTTTCGGGAGCAGATATTGTCGATGGCCTTCATGGGCTCAAAATCCAGTCCGATGTTGCTTTGAATAAACTTGAACCGACCGATTTCGATGCTGTTTTCTTGCCGGGTGGCGGTGTTGGCGTGCAGAACCTCAAGGCAAGTGCCGCTGTTGAAAATACCGTTTGCTGCTTGAATGATGATAACAAGTGGGTCCTTGCCATTTGTGCTGCTCCGACAGTCCTCAGCAAGGCTAGAATCCTCGTAGACCGCAAGGCTACTTGCTATCCTGGATGCGAAACAGAACTTGTATGTCGTGAATTTACTGAAGAGCGCGTCGTTGTCGATGGAAACATCATCACGAGCCGTGGCCCGGGTACGGCAGAAGAATTTGCTTTAAAGTGCATTGCCACAATGGGCAGTGCAGAGCTTTCTGAAAAAATCCAAAAACAAATTGTTGCGCGCTAA
- the sufB gene encoding Fe-S cluster assembly protein SufB, whose translation MSENYKYGFVTDIENEAFEKGLNEDIIRRASALRGEPQFMLDFRLRAYEKLKTMEQPNWGELHFNPVDLQDIVYYSAPKTKKSHEKIEDVDPELLATFEKLGIPLDEQKRLANVAVDAVFDSVSIYTSHKKKLMEMGIIFCSISDAIKEYPELIEEYLGSVVPAGDNYFAALNSAVFGDGSFVYIPPGVKCPMDLSTYFRINNKEAGQFERTLIIADDDASVSYLEGCTAPEFSSKQLHSAIVELVAKENASIKYSTVQNWYAGDRETGAGGVYNFVTKRGKCAGKNSRISWTQVETGSAITWKYPSCILQGDNSVGEFYSVALTNGHMQADTGTKMIHIGKNTKSTIISKGISADCSSNAYRGEVSIRKSATGARNYTQCDSMLVGTKSAAHTFPYITVANASAQTEHEATTSRISEDQLFYFESRGIKREDAIQAMVGGFCKDVFKELPGEFATEARQLLTLKLEHSVG comes from the coding sequence ATGAGCGAAAATTACAAATACGGATTTGTCACTGATATTGAAAACGAAGCCTTCGAAAAAGGTCTTAACGAGGATATCATCCGCAGGGCGTCAGCGCTCCGTGGCGAACCGCAATTCATGCTCGACTTCCGCTTGAGAGCCTACGAAAAGCTCAAGACGATGGAACAGCCCAACTGGGGCGAGCTCCACTTCAATCCTGTTGACTTGCAGGACATCGTCTACTACTCCGCACCGAAGACCAAGAAGAGCCACGAAAAGATCGAAGACGTGGACCCGGAACTCTTGGCAACTTTTGAAAAACTCGGCATCCCGCTGGACGAACAGAAACGACTCGCAAACGTGGCTGTCGATGCCGTGTTCGATTCCGTCAGCATCTACACGAGCCACAAGAAGAAGCTCATGGAAATGGGCATCATCTTCTGCTCCATCAGCGATGCCATCAAGGAATACCCGGAACTCATCGAAGAATATCTCGGTAGCGTGGTCCCGGCTGGCGACAACTACTTTGCGGCCCTCAACAGCGCCGTCTTCGGTGACGGAAGCTTCGTCTATATTCCGCCTGGAGTCAAGTGCCCCATGGACCTTTCCACCTACTTCCGCATCAACAACAAGGAAGCAGGCCAGTTCGAACGCACATTGATTATCGCCGACGACGATGCCAGCGTAAGCTACCTCGAAGGCTGCACCGCGCCGGAATTCAGCAGCAAGCAGTTGCACAGCGCCATCGTGGAACTCGTGGCCAAGGAAAACGCAAGCATCAAGTATTCTACCGTGCAGAACTGGTACGCAGGCGACCGCGAGACGGGAGCCGGCGGTGTCTATAACTTTGTTACAAAGCGCGGCAAGTGTGCCGGCAAGAACAGCCGCATCAGCTGGACTCAAGTCGAAACGGGTTCCGCCATCACGTGGAAGTACCCAAGCTGCATTTTGCAGGGCGACAATTCTGTGGGCGAATTCTACAGCGTGGCGCTCACGAACGGCCACATGCAGGCCGACACCGGCACAAAGATGATCCACATCGGCAAGAATACCAAGAGCACTATCATTTCCAAAGGCATCAGCGCCGACTGCTCCAGCAACGCCTATCGCGGCGAGGTGAGCATCCGCAAGTCGGCTACAGGCGCCCGCAACTACACCCAGTGCGATAGCATGCTCGTTGGCACCAAGAGCGCCGCCCACACGTTCCCGTACATCACCGTCGCGAACGCAAGCGCCCAGACCGAGCACGAAGCAACAACCAGTCGCATTAGCGAGGACCAGCTGTTCTACTTCGAGAGCCGAGGCATCAAACGCGAAGATGCCATCCAAGCGATGGTCGGCGGTTTTTGTAAAGATGTGTTCAAAGAACTGCCCGGTGAGTTCGCTACCGAAGCCCGCCAACTGTTGACTTTAAAACTCGAACACAGCGTCGGCTAG
- a CDS encoding type IA DNA topoisomerase: MILLVAEKPSVANQHYKPMLERIEGEKFTQGDGCLIGKNHCITWCVGHLITLAPLDAYPGFEGGWRLSNLPLLPEKFKLMEIESTRKQLAVVRDMMARADVLVNGADAGREGNLIFDLILDYTPDFRKKQIKRLWVNSYVAKDLDKAWKNLEDATERLNLSYAARLRQRADWMVGLNATRAYTLTAGRGKMISVGRVQTPTLNLVVERDAIVEQFKELFYYSVVGTWKGFQAQLLDDRRGSAGSPTLTKDERGEKPQPDKATELAEVPKNVSSEASGVAEANGVILSEAQAKSKDLGSNLKVAIFEKEEPAQAVIDKCSPPEEATIAKIDIQQKKQFPQKPFDLTELQKEGNKRFKYSAQQVLDCAQNLYEKKLLTYPRTDSQYLPDTMQQEAYALAQRLASPQEKSVMRGGNENFVFINSSKVTDHFAIIPTGEDPQNLPEMEENIYKLAKERFVQAWLKPYVWSEMEVLLDAANAEIFRLKLKRNEDLGFRALAKETKDERRKTKGKKSDNDVAAEGKGDSDDITNIVETFPEWNVGDHAPFDSLELQKKKKSKPKYFTEATLLAAMKTAGKQIENEELAEAMKERGLGTPATQAGIIETLKKRGFIEAQKNYLVSTQRGREVIALMDEKVKSPEMTGEWEFKLSQVEKGKLTPIEFRDGIVNYVKELFEHLHQKYASQFERETVTDAIPCPKCSSPLEIAPWGYVCKNEECGFKAGHTIAGRTLSHAEMATLLKTGKSDLLSGFKSKKGTTFSATLTLGDDGNIGFEFSDDARAKTPTNYKCPKCGKTLLDSGNRLICEGSDVTTSNNENGDPTLTPDTAPTCDFVFYKTIAGHVMSDTEIAELFSNGTTEIISGFLTKKGTTFNAKIVWDKDFKATFAFENDGHFHGTETKFNCPLCKKKLEENKNAIFCPACNFTLFKSVAGKKLRVADIKALLTGGKTELLTGFKSKKGTDFDAYLKLGEDGRTNFEFVHRDLPCPCCGDQLRFRSGTTTQTPNGEVQTLAAYVCMNPACNYGIPKAFFQREFKDEEVETLLKNKSTPILEPFKKNDTTFRAALELREGGKLAFNKLTVEVIKKG; encoded by the coding sequence ATGATTTTACTCGTCGCCGAAAAACCTTCCGTTGCAAACCAACATTACAAGCCAATGCTGGAGCGTATTGAGGGTGAAAAGTTTACGCAAGGCGACGGGTGCCTGATCGGCAAGAACCATTGCATCACGTGGTGCGTGGGTCACTTGATTACGCTTGCTCCGCTGGACGCCTATCCCGGTTTCGAGGGCGGTTGGCGGCTTTCGAACTTGCCACTTTTGCCCGAAAAATTCAAGTTGATGGAAATTGAGAGCACACGAAAGCAGCTCGCGGTTGTGCGCGATATGATGGCAAGGGCGGATGTTCTTGTGAACGGCGCGGACGCGGGCCGTGAAGGTAATTTGATTTTCGACTTGATTCTCGACTACACGCCGGACTTCCGCAAAAAGCAGATCAAGCGTTTGTGGGTGAACAGCTATGTGGCGAAGGATTTGGACAAGGCTTGGAAGAATCTGGAAGATGCTACAGAGCGTTTGAACTTGAGCTATGCGGCAAGGCTCCGCCAGCGTGCCGACTGGATGGTCGGGCTGAATGCGACGCGCGCTTACACGCTCACCGCCGGGCGCGGAAAGATGATTTCTGTGGGACGAGTGCAAACGCCGACGCTGAATCTGGTCGTGGAACGCGATGCAATTGTCGAGCAGTTCAAGGAACTGTTTTATTACAGTGTAGTCGGAACGTGGAAAGGATTTCAGGCACAGTTATTAGACGATAGACGTGGTTCGGCAGGCTCACCAACCTTGACGAAAGACGAAAGAGGAGAGAAACCGCAGCCGGATAAGGCCACTGAGCTTGCCGAAGTGCCTAAGAACGTTTCAAGTGAAGCGAGCGGTGTGGCAGAAGCAAATGGTGTCATCCTGAGCGAAGCGCAAGCGAAGTCGAAGGATCTCGGCAGCAATTTAAAAGTTGCGATTTTCGAGAAAGAAGAGCCGGCGCAAGCTGTTATAGACAAATGCTCACCGCCGGAAGAAGCGACGATTGCAAAAATCGACATTCAGCAGAAAAAGCAGTTTCCGCAAAAACCGTTTGACTTGACGGAACTGCAAAAAGAGGGCAACAAGCGTTTTAAATACAGTGCTCAGCAAGTTCTCGACTGTGCACAAAACTTGTACGAAAAGAAGTTGCTCACCTACCCGCGTACGGACTCGCAATATTTGCCGGACACGATGCAGCAAGAAGCATACGCGCTTGCCCAAAGACTTGCCTCACCGCAAGAAAAATCCGTCATGCGTGGCGGCAACGAAAACTTTGTCTTCATCAACTCCAGCAAAGTCACGGACCACTTTGCCATCATCCCTACGGGAGAAGATCCGCAAAACCTCCCTGAGATGGAAGAGAACATCTACAAGCTCGCAAAGGAACGCTTTGTGCAGGCATGGCTTAAGCCGTATGTCTGGAGCGAAATGGAAGTTCTGCTGGATGCCGCCAACGCCGAAATCTTTAGGCTAAAACTCAAGAGGAATGAAGATTTAGGTTTCCGTGCACTCGCAAAAGAGACGAAAGACGAAAGACGAAAGACGAAAGGAAAAAAAAGCGATAACGACGTGGCAGCCGAAGGCAAGGGTGATAGCGACGATATCACGAACATCGTTGAGACTTTCCCGGAATGGAATGTTGGTGACCACGCTCCTTTCGACAGCCTAGAACTGCAAAAGAAAAAGAAGAGCAAGCCCAAGTATTTTACCGAAGCCACGCTCCTTGCCGCAATGAAAACGGCGGGCAAGCAAATCGAAAACGAAGAACTTGCCGAAGCCATGAAAGAACGCGGTCTCGGCACGCCAGCCACACAAGCAGGCATCATCGAGACGCTCAAAAAACGCGGATTCATCGAAGCGCAAAAGAATTACCTTGTCAGCACCCAGCGCGGACGCGAAGTCATCGCGCTCATGGACGAGAAAGTCAAATCGCCCGAAATGACCGGCGAATGGGAATTCAAGCTTTCGCAAGTCGAAAAAGGCAAACTCACGCCGATTGAATTCCGCGACGGCATCGTGAATTACGTCAAAGAACTTTTCGAACATTTGCACCAAAAATATGCAAGCCAGTTCGAACGCGAAACCGTCACCGATGCGATTCCTTGCCCGAAATGTTCCAGTCCGCTCGAAATTGCGCCGTGGGGCTATGTCTGCAAAAACGAAGAATGCGGCTTCAAGGCGGGCCACACGATTGCCGGCCGCACACTGAGCCACGCCGAAATGGCGACACTCCTCAAAACAGGCAAGTCCGATTTGCTCAGCGGTTTCAAGAGCAAAAAAGGAACGACATTCAGCGCCACGCTCACGTTAGGCGATGACGGCAACATCGGCTTTGAATTTTCCGATGACGCCCGCGCCAAAACGCCAACCAATTATAAATGCCCCAAGTGCGGCAAAACATTGCTGGATTCCGGCAACCGCCTGATTTGCGAAGGGAGCGACGTCACGACTTCGAACAACGAAAACGGCGACCCGACGCTCACGCCAGATACCGCCCCAACTTGCGACTTCGTTTTCTACAAGACGATTGCCGGGCATGTCATGAGCGACACGGAAATCGCAGAACTCTTCAGCAACGGCACAACAGAAATCATCAGCGGCTTCTTGACCAAGAAAGGTACGACTTTCAACGCAAAAATCGTCTGGGACAAGGATTTCAAAGCGACATTCGCTTTCGAGAACGACGGGCATTTCCACGGCACCGAAACCAAGTTCAACTGCCCGCTCTGCAAAAAGAAACTCGAAGAAAACAAAAACGCCATTTTCTGCCCAGCTTGTAACTTTACCCTGTTCAAGTCCGTTGCAGGCAAAAAGCTCCGCGTGGCAGATATCAAAGCGCTCCTCACCGGCGGCAAAACTGAACTGTTGACCGGATTCAAAAGCAAGAAAGGAACGGATTTCGATGCCTACTTAAAGCTTGGCGAAGACGGTCGCACGAATTTTGAATTTGTCCACAGAGACCTCCCCTGCCCTTGTTGCGGCGACCAGCTGCGATTCCGTAGCGGCACGACCACGCAAACGCCAAACGGCGAAGTGCAAACGCTTGCGGCATACGTGTGCATGAACCCCGCCTGCAATTACGGGATTCCCAAGGCGTTTTTCCAGCGAGAATTTAAAGACGAAGAAGTCGAAACGCTTTTAAAGAACAAATCCACGCCGATCCTTGAACCGTTCAAAAAGAACGACACAACATTCAGGGCAGCGCTAGAGCTGCGCGAAGGCGGAAAGCTAGCTTTCAATAAGTTGACTGTGGAAGTGATAAAGAAGGGGTAA
- a CDS encoding zeta toxin family protein codes for MTTETTQHRPVLIIVAGPNGSGKTTITSKILRHEWLENAVYINPDNVAQEKFGNWNSPEAVLKAAQFCDEWREHCLKERQNIIFESVFSSEQKINFVQKAKQQGYFIRIFFVATNHPSINASRIANRVICGGHDVPISKIISRYQKSILNCKRIASTIDRLYVYDNSIDGSDASLLFRLSDGKLIKKYIENIPEWAKAILQ; via the coding sequence ATGACTACGGAAACAACACAACATCGCCCCGTACTCATAATTGTTGCAGGGCCTAATGGTTCGGGCAAAACAACCATAACTTCTAAAATTCTTCGGCACGAATGGCTGGAGAATGCAGTTTACATCAATCCCGATAATGTAGCCCAAGAAAAATTTGGAAACTGGAACTCACCTGAAGCGGTGCTTAAAGCAGCTCAATTTTGCGACGAATGGCGAGAACACTGTTTAAAAGAACGACAGAACATAATTTTTGAAAGCGTTTTTTCTTCGGAACAAAAAATAAATTTTGTTCAAAAAGCAAAGCAACAAGGATATTTCATTCGTATTTTCTTTGTCGCTACAAACCATCCATCTATCAATGCTTCAAGAATAGCAAATAGAGTTATATGCGGTGGTCACGATGTTCCCATTTCAAAAATCATCTCAAGATATCAAAAGTCAATTTTGAATTGCAAACGTATAGCATCTACAATCGACCGCTTATATGTTTATGACAACTCCATTGACGGATCTGATGCTAGTTTGCTTTTTCGATTATCAGATGGGAAGCTTATCAAAAAATACATAGAAAACATCCCGGAATGGGCTAAAGCGATTCTACAATAA
- a CDS encoding tetratricopeptide repeat protein translates to MVLRTNFIKAAAIGLAVACTSLFAKATDTPNQYQQNDWFAEFGGNTAMYVNPAGISEADQLEFSVAFFSSTGGEASQEYVSLTYPIDYKHTLGISLFEKGAPFEDGESYGEIAAQFGYAYRLFHLLSLGVNFDVLYINQFDKNYQLKVNADAGLSWNPLASSKYGYLLIGASIQNLLAPIVDEADDAYKIPTNLNLSLFYRGFNRLLEFKAEFSILDLIHDSKDGKGCDLEMSFSLTYYLFPHLGVRARYTKDGNPVLGATINFKDLSIFRYLALDLEMSHDDLWAKKNRGFVWAVKFTTRFGDTREEKVGEERYRRLIIQPENDYYAAKSLYLNRQFLDAAYAFGEIQTKYPTFRLVDQAAFYEAKSFENLRMHKAAREIYRDAIKRYPQSDQIAKYHFQLMNINYKEGKYKEAMAIYQTIAQKFGKSDAKADADYVAGQIKFEQGLYQESIDLHASIPPGNANYLYARYTMGIANSRMSKFDEAENCFRSITEQPVSNKSERDIQNAAKVKLGHLFFSGEKPDIAAAARMYGLVQKDSPVFDEAMLGIAWAFIKANKPDEAIKYAKWIINNLPESFLVSEAYLVMGYCNYIKKNYQDALEALNQAENRTEQPIVSVASRDSARQAYDAMQSLFDSVQVLALDFASQLPTPRVESKRNALRPTLDKASQAIEDYASFMQRAIQSDRFESNRKRILDDAGFPKPMPRPRFPFPNNSTPNLNLGELEDDL, encoded by the coding sequence ATGGTGTTGCGTACTAATTTCATCAAGGCGGCCGCTATCGGACTTGCCGTAGCCTGCACTTCTTTGTTTGCAAAGGCCACCGACACGCCGAATCAGTATCAGCAGAACGATTGGTTTGCAGAATTTGGCGGTAACACCGCGATGTATGTGAACCCAGCTGGTATTTCTGAAGCCGATCAGCTCGAATTCAGTGTTGCATTCTTTAGCTCCACTGGTGGCGAAGCTAGCCAGGAATACGTCAGCTTGACGTACCCGATTGACTACAAGCACACTTTGGGCATATCCCTTTTTGAAAAAGGCGCTCCATTTGAAGATGGCGAATCTTATGGCGAAATAGCCGCTCAATTCGGTTACGCGTACAGACTTTTCCACTTGCTATCTCTTGGCGTCAACTTCGATGTGCTTTACATCAACCAGTTTGATAAAAACTATCAGCTCAAGGTTAATGCTGATGCGGGTTTAAGCTGGAACCCGCTTGCATCATCAAAGTACGGTTACTTGCTCATTGGCGCGAGCATCCAGAACCTCCTCGCTCCGATTGTTGACGAAGCTGATGACGCTTACAAAATTCCGACGAACTTGAACCTCTCTTTGTTCTATCGCGGATTCAACCGTCTCCTCGAATTCAAAGCCGAATTCTCCATTTTGGACCTCATCCACGATTCTAAAGATGGCAAGGGTTGCGACCTCGAAATGAGCTTTTCCTTGACCTATTATCTTTTTCCTCACCTCGGCGTTCGCGCTCGCTACACGAAGGATGGCAATCCGGTCCTCGGAGCGACAATTAATTTCAAGGACTTGAGCATCTTCCGTTACCTCGCTCTTGATCTCGAAATGTCTCACGACGATCTTTGGGCTAAAAAGAACCGCGGCTTTGTGTGGGCAGTCAAGTTCACGACCCGATTCGGTGATACTCGCGAAGAGAAGGTCGGCGAAGAACGTTATCGCCGTTTGATAATCCAACCTGAAAACGACTATTATGCAGCAAAGAGCCTTTACTTGAACCGTCAGTTTTTGGACGCTGCATACGCCTTTGGTGAAATCCAAACGAAGTACCCAACATTTCGCCTTGTGGACCAGGCCGCTTTCTACGAGGCAAAGTCCTTTGAAAACCTCCGTATGCACAAAGCGGCTAGGGAAATTTACCGCGACGCCATCAAGCGCTATCCGCAAAGTGACCAAATCGCCAAGTATCACTTCCAGTTGATGAACATCAACTATAAGGAAGGCAAGTACAAAGAAGCGATGGCCATATACCAGACCATCGCTCAGAAGTTCGGCAAAAGCGATGCGAAGGCTGACGCTGACTACGTTGCCGGCCAGATCAAGTTCGAACAGGGCCTCTATCAAGAATCCATTGACCTGCACGCATCCATCCCTCCGGGTAACGCAAACTATCTCTACGCCCGTTACACCATGGGCATCGCTAACAGTCGAATGAGCAAGTTTGACGAAGCCGAGAACTGTTTCCGCTCTATTACGGAACAGCCGGTTTCCAACAAGTCCGAACGTGACATACAGAATGCAGCTAAGGTGAAGCTCGGTCACCTATTCTTCTCTGGTGAAAAGCCGGACATTGCAGCCGCCGCTCGGATGTATGGCCTGGTGCAGAAGGATTCTCCGGTGTTCGACGAAGCGATGCTCGGTATCGCATGGGCCTTTATCAAGGCCAACAAGCCGGATGAAGCTATAAAGTACGCCAAATGGATTATAAACAACCTTCCTGAATCTTTCCTCGTATCTGAAGCATACCTCGTTATGGGTTACTGCAACTACATAAAGAAGAATTATCAGGACGCCCTTGAAGCTTTGAATCAAGCAGAAAATCGCACGGAACAGCCAATTGTGTCCGTCGCTTCTCGCGACAGTGCTCGTCAGGCTTACGATGCAATGCAGAGCCTGTTCGACTCCGTTCAGGTTCTTGCCTTGGATTTTGCAAGCCAGTTACCGACGCCACGTGTGGAAAGCAAGCGTAACGCATTACGTCCGACGTTAGACAAGGCCAGTCAGGCTATAGAAGATTACGCTTCGTTCATGCAGAGAGCTATCCAAAGTGACCGCTTCGAATCCAACCGTAAACGTATCTTGGATGATGCAGGCTTTCCAAAACCCATGCCCCGTCCTCGATTTCCTTTTCCTAATAACAGTACGCCCAATTTAAATCTCGGAGAATTAGAAGATGATTTGTAG
- a CDS encoding MerR family transcriptional regulator — MTNYKTKLKIGEFSQLMQVTVKTLRHYEQKGLLLPQDVDNLTGYRYYSIDQMQKLKSIRELQNLGFSLDEIKELYEDDSHTPSIHQMEEKIKETETQLKRLIARRDQLLNWKNSLKEMNSMDKFSIQSLPEIIVASHREIIPNFEALGPMCYEKIGPEMKRLGCKCPKPEYCFTVEHNKEYTPTDIDIEYCEQVVEMGTDSDIIKFKRIPAVPKALCMKHVGPYERFYESFIEAFRYIEEKGYKIAGKPRTSYIDGPWNQEDPEKWLSVIQFPVE, encoded by the coding sequence ATGACAAACTACAAAACAAAACTCAAAATCGGAGAGTTCTCGCAGCTGATGCAGGTGACCGTAAAGACCTTGCGTCACTACGAACAGAAAGGTCTGCTATTGCCCCAAGACGTGGACAACCTGACGGGTTACCGTTACTACAGTATCGATCAGATGCAAAAGTTGAAAAGCATCCGCGAATTGCAAAATCTCGGATTCTCGCTGGACGAAATCAAGGAACTGTACGAAGACGATTCGCACACGCCGAGCATCCACCAGATGGAAGAGAAAATCAAGGAAACGGAAACACAACTGAAACGTTTGATTGCCCGCCGCGACCAACTGCTCAATTGGAAGAATTCTCTAAAGGAAATGAATTCAATGGATAAATTTAGCATCCAGTCTCTGCCGGAAATCATCGTGGCAAGTCATCGGGAAATCATTCCCAATTTCGAAGCGCTGGGCCCCATGTGCTATGAAAAAATAGGCCCTGAAATGAAACGTCTCGGTTGCAAGTGTCCCAAGCCCGAATACTGCTTTACTGTCGAACACAACAAGGAATATACCCCGACAGATATCGATATCGAATACTGCGAGCAAGTTGTGGAAATGGGAACTGATAGCGACATCATCAAGTTCAAGCGCATTCCGGCAGTCCCCAAGGCCCTCTGCATGAAGCATGTTGGCCCTTACGAACGTTTCTATGAGTCGTTCATCGAAGCGTTCCGCTACATCGAAGAAAAGGGCTACAAAATCGCAGGGAAGCCCCGCACCAGTTACATCGACGGGCCCTGGAACCAAGAAGACCCTGAAAAATGGCTCTCGGTTATCCAGTTCCCCGTAGAATAA